The genomic region GGCGCTGTCCCGATATTCAGTGTCATCCTCGTGATGAATTTCTTCTCCGCTGTACCTAAGGCGCTTGAAGAAGCAGCGTTCATCGATGGGGCGAATCCGCTTCAGGTCTTGTTCAAAGTGTATGTCCCTGTGTCCATTCCTGCATTGGCAACTGTCGCCTTATTCAGTATCGTGGGGACATGGAATGACTTCTTCAACGGTTTGATTTATATGACTAAAGTCAGCAATTATCCGCTAATGACCTATATTCAGTCCCTTAACGTAAATATTGCCGATTTGCTTCAAGCCGGCACAAATTCCAGTGAACTCAGCAACCTGACTGAAATCTCGAACAAAAACCTGAACGCAGCCAAAATTGTAGTCGCTGTTATCCCGCTATTGCTGATTTATCCGCTGCTGCAAAAATACTTTGTGACTGGCATTGTCGTAGGATCGGTCAAAGAATAACCTTAGAGAGGTTGAATACGCAGTTTTCAAGATCGAAACGGAGATGGCATCGGCGACTTGCAGGGCATTGTGTCCCGATTGGATTATTTGCAGGAACTGGGCATTGGTGCGATCTGGTTATCACCTGTTTGCAAGTCCCCTCAAGATGATTACGGATATGATATTTCAGATTATCAGGATATCGATCCGATGTTCGGGTCTTTGGAAGATATGGAAATATTAATTCATGAAGCCGGGATACGAGACATTCGGATCATCATGGATTTGGTGTTGAACCATACGTCGGATGAACACCCCTGGTTTCTAGAAGCCAAAAAAGGCAAAGACAATCCGTACCATGACTACTACGTTTGGAGAGATGGTGTTGAAGAAACACCTCCGAACGACTTGGGGTCCACCTTCGGTGGTTCAGCCTGGGAATGGGTGCCTGAGATTGGGCAATATTATTTGCATCTCTTTTCCGTAAAACAGCCCGATCTCAACTGGGAA from Paenibacillus sp. FSL R5-0341 harbors:
- a CDS encoding carbohydrate ABC transporter permease; translation: MSYSANFKERIGRFVIYAIVIMLALVCLLPLWNIVAISFSSSEAVSANAVGLVPVNFTTAAYSKIIDDAQFWRSFGISILRVALTLALNMILIILMAYPLSKSKRDFKGRNIYMNIMIFAMLFSGGMIPSYLLIKNLDMLNTIWALVLPGAVPIFSVILVMNFFSAVPKALEEAAFIDGANPLQVLFKVYVPVSIPALATVALFSIVGTWNDFFNGLIYMTKVSNYPLMTYIQSLNVNIADLLQAGTNSSELSNLTEISNKNLNAAKIVVAVIPLLLIYPLLQKYFVTGIVVGSVKE